Below is a genomic region from Spirosoma radiotolerans.
TTTTACATTGTGGCTCTGGTTTTTGTTCTTTTCGATGTCGAGCTGGTTTTTCTGTTTCCCTGGGCTACAGTATTTGGCCAGGAACGGCTCATTGCTGAGACAGGTGGTTTGTGGGGTTGGTTTGCGCTTACTGAAGTTTTTCTGTTTGTTGCTATCCTGGCCTTAGGCCTTGCCTATGTGTGGGCAAAAGGTTACCTTGACTGGGTAAAACCGCAACCCAAGATCCCATCGGTGGAAACTAAAGTACCAGCTCAACTGTATCAGCAGGTAAACGAACGCTACAAACGCTGACGCGCTACGCACCAGTCAGGATCGTATTTGCGGAAGCGTTAGAGCTAACAGAATCGACAAGAACTTATTCATCGTTTGCCCAAGTATGCCCCCTCAGACAACCGACAAAACCGGCGAAGCCAGCGTTATTCTGATGCATTCAGAAGACCTACTCAACTGGTCGCGTGAGAAATCAATGTGGCCAATGAGCTTTGGACTGGCCTGCTGCGCTATCGAAATGATGCAGGCTTTTGCCGCCAGTTACGACCTCGAACGGTTTGGTATTTTTCCGCGCCCTTCTCCCAGGCAGTCCGACATTATGATTGTGTCTGGCACGGTAACCTACAAGATGGCCGACCGTATCCGACGGCTCTATGAACAAATGGCCGAGCCTCGGTATGTTATTTCCATGGGCTCCTGTTCTAACTGTGGCGGCCCCTACTGGCAGCACGGGTACCATGTCGTAAAAGGCGTAGATCGAATCATTCCAGTCGATGTATACGTACCGGGGTGCCCACCCCGACCGGAAGCGCTGATTGATGGCTTTCTGAAATTGCAGGAAAAAATCAGGACCGAACATCCGCTGTCTACGAATAAAGACGAGCAGGCTAACTTCTAGAAACGTGAACGCACTACGCACATCCCTTCAACAAACACGACGTTCGTTTCGGCTACTATGGCTGATTTACGGCATCACGCTAGTGATGGGGTTGCTGGTTGCTTTCCCGTTTTACAATACCCTTAAGGTAGAAGACCAGAATTCACTAGCCTTCATGAATCTGTTGAAGGGCTTCGATTACACGATCTACTCGGACTTCATGCACCGGAGCGAACGCACCATTTCCCCGCTTATGAGTGTAGGTCGCTGGCTGGGCAGTCTCTATGTATTTCTGAGTCTATTTTTCGCAGGTGGCATCCTCCTGCGCTTTTCTCAACCGTACAATTTATTTAGCAGTGGGCTGTTCTGGCAGGGATGTGCGCATTATGTAGGTCGGTTTTTGCGCCTTTTTGGCGTCACAATGCTCTTTGTCGTGATTGGGGCTGGGCTGTGGCTGGTCATTGGCTCATTGGTCAGTGTCGCGGTCAACGATAGCTTTACCGAACGTGGCCTGTTCTGGATTGGCGCGGGCTTCTTTGCGCTCTTCGCCCTCACAGCTACCCTGTTTCTGTGCATTGGCGACTACGCAAAAGTGATCATGTTTCGGGAAGATGAGCACAACGCCTTCCGCGCTTTCGGGCAGGCCGGGCGCCTGGTTCTAAAAAACCTGACCCGAACGTATGGCCTCTACTGGCTAACGATTTTAGTAGGAACGGGCCTGTTCGGCATCTATTTTCTGCTCGATGACTTGATTCTAATGAGCAACTGGCCTACTATCCTGATCATGTTTGTTATTCAGCAGACGTTGATTTTTGCGCGGGTAGCCCTGAAAGTTTGGTGGTTAGGCACAGCGCACACCAGCTACGAGACGCTTCCCAAACCCCTGCCTACCCCTCGGCCATCGCCACTCGCCGTGCAAACGACCGAGCCCGAACCGGAGCCGCCATTGAGTCCGCGGCTTCCTGATTAGTCGCTCAGCAACGCTTGTCAATACGATCTAGATACCCCATTTCGTCAGAATCGGTATGGGCAAACCGGTGTAAACCGTTATAACTTAAGCGGCCTTTGGCATTTACAGCCGGATTTCGATTTCCTGAAGGCATTTCTACACAATCTTCTTTGGTCATTTCGTATACTTGCAGAACTGTTTCGCCTTTTAACTTCTGCTTTTTGCCGTATGGCTATTCCTGCTGTTTCGCCTAAACCACATCCTCCCACCGTTGGGTACTTTGGCCTGCCCGTCATTGTAGCCGCCCTGGGTTACTTCGTCGATATTTATGATCTGCTTCTTTTTGGGATCGTTCGGGTGCCCAGTCTGAAAGACCTTGGCCTTACCCCCGACCAAATCTCGACCGTTGGGGCTAGCATCATCAACTGGCAGATGGGTGGGCTGCTGCTCGGTGGGATTTTATGGGGCGTTATTGGCGACAAACGTGGGCGTCTTTCGGTGTTGTTCGGTAGTATCATTACCTACTCGGTTGCCAACATCGCCTGCGGCTTTGTCAAACACGTTACCTTTATGGACCCGGCTATGTACTACGCGCTGATGCGTTTCGTCGCGGGTATCGGGCTGGCTGGTGAGTTGGGCGCGGGCATCACGCTCGTCAGTGAAGTGCTACCTAAAGAAAAACGTGCGATCGGCACATCGCTGGTAGCGGGTATTGGTCTTTTTGGCGCAGTAGTCGCTTATTTCACCGTAAAATTATTCGATTGGCAAACGGCTTTTTTTGTGGGCGGTGGCCTGGGCTTTGGTCTGTTGTTGCTGCGGGTAGGCGTGGTTGAATCAGGTATGTTCAAAGATGTGTCCGATCAGAAACACGTCAATCGGGGTGATTTTCTTTCATTTTTTACCAATGCCAGTCGACTGAGCCGCTACCTCAAATGCATTGGAATTGGGTTACCAACCTGGTTTGTGATCGGCATTCTGGCCACCTTCAGCAATGAGTTTGGCAAGGCGTTCGGCATTACCGAAGAAATTCAGCCAGGACTCGCCATTATGTGGTGTTACGTTGGGCTGGCCACCGGCGATCTGGCCAGTGGATTTATCAGCCAGGCGATGGCTTCCCGCAAAAAAGGAGTTGCCCTGCTCATGGCCATCGCGCTGGTATTCAGCCTCATCTATTTATATACAGGCATTAAGTCGTCTACCGTATTGTATGGTCTTTGTCTGGCCATGGGGTTTGGCATTGGCTACTGGGCCATGTTTGTCACGATCGGGGCCGAGCAGTTTGGCACCAACCTGCGCGCTACAGCGGCCACCACCGTGCCGAACATGGTACGTGGTCTGGTGATTCCGATGACGCTAACCTACCAGTACCTCAAACCGTCGCTGGCGGTAATCAATGCCGGAGCCGTTGTTGGTCTGATCTGTTTCATCATCGGCTTTTACTCAATCTTGACCATTCCTGAAACCCACGGCAAGGATTTAAACTATCTGGAAGAATAGTACCTAATCCTGTAAATCCTGGTTGATAAATGCAAACTCTTTCTCCTCCCCACGTTTCGTTCCGCCCGTTGTTTGCCTTGCCTGTCATTGTTTCGGCGCTGGGCTTCTTTGTCGACGTTTATGACATGCTGATTTTCAGCATCGTTCGGGTGCCAAGTCTGCAATCGCTGGGGCTGTCGGAAGCGGAAGTTTCGCAAGCGGGTACGTTTATCCTGAATTGCCAGCAGGCGGGTCTGGTGGTAGGTGGCTTTTTGTGGGGTGCTCTGGGTGACAAGCGCGGCCGAATGTCGGTCCTGTTTGGCAGTATCATTACCTATTCAGTCACAAACATTGCTTGTGGCTTTGTGCAGGATGTCAATGTGTATGCCTTATTGCGGTTCGTCGCGGGTATTGGGCTGTCCGGCGAAATAGGCGCGGCTATGGTGCTCGTATCGGAAATACTCCCGAAAGCCATCCGAAGCTATGGCTCGTCGATGGTAGCGGGCATTGGGTATCTGGGCGCGGGTGTAGCGTATCTGACGGTTGAGTATTTTAACTGGCGAACGGCATTCTGGGTGGGCGGTGGCATGGGCATTGCCTTGTTGCTGCTGCGGGTAAGTGTGTTCGAATCCGGCGTTTTTAACCGCATGAAGACCGACCACAAAGAAGTCAGCCGTGGTAATTTTCTTTATTTCTTCAGTAGTTGGCCACAATTTATCAAATACATCCGGTGCGTATCCGTGGGCGTTCCAACCTGGTTCATAGTCGGCATTCTGGCCACGTTTGCCAATGAATTTGGTCAGGCGCTGGGCATTGAGGAGGTTGTAAAGCCGGGTCGTTGCGTCATGATGATTTATGTTGGCTTAGCGGGTGGCGATCTGCTGTCAGGGCCCATAAGCCACTGGCTGCAATCACGCCTGAAAGCCATTACGGGGTTGTTGATTATGAGCGCCTTATTGAGTGGCATTTATTTGTTTGGCGGCATCAGGACAGCGAGCGGACTATACACGGTTTGCTTACTGGCTGGTTTCTGTACGGGCTATATTGCTATGTTTCTGACAATGGTTGCTGAGCTGTATGGCACCAACCTCCGCAATACGGCTACCACATCAGTGCCGAGCGTTGTCCGGGGCACCCTCATTCCAATGACCCTTTTGTTTCAATTTCTAAAGCCGTCAATGGGCGCTTTAGTGGCGGCCGGATTACTGGGTGTTGTGGTGTATGGCCTGTCTTTCTGGTCGCTCAGCCGCATGGAGGAAACATTCGGCAGGGATTTGGATTTCGTAGAATGACCATGAACCGCTCATCATTTTTCTAAACCGTTGCTCCAGAACAACGGCGTTTGACGAGCCTACCGACATCATTGGGTTGACAGCTAAAGGTTTCCATTTAATCTTATCAATCCCATGAAAACGTCCATCAAATTACTCGCTAGCGCCCTATTTGTAGCCCTAACCGTCTCTGTTTCATCGCCTGTTCTGGCCGATGATCACAAATCACAAAACAAAGTATTCTCAGCCGCCATGTTCCCGGCAGCCAATGCCAACAAGCTCTGGTTATGCCTGGAGAAATACAAAGCGGAGAACAAAATCAATCTGACGCTGATCAGCGAAAAGGGCGAGACCCTGTTTCAGGAAGTTCTGTGTGGAAAAAATAGTAAGCTAAATGCTTACCGGCAACAATTCGACATGGGCGCACTTACCGATGGGAACTACACCTTTCGTATAACGGCAGGGACTCAAAAGGAAGAATTCTCGTTTAAACTCATTACACCTGCCGTAGAGGCTATACAACCCACACGGCTTATTGCCATAAAATAAGCGCTTCCTCCTTACATACTATAGCAAAAAGGCACGGAATTGCTTCCGTGCCTTTTTGCTATAGCTGATACTGACTGCGAGATGGTTTTGGGCTAACGGGCGACGGGAAAAGTCGCCCGATTCTGGCTGAATGCCTGTTGTCCCCTGGTACTGGTTCTATAAATCTGCAAATGATTTTATCCAACAGTAAGCCTATTTGGAGAATTAATTGCTTTTTTACAGGCTGAATCCAAAACTAATTCTATACGTGCTGAAATGAACCAACTCAAACAAATAGACTACATTATTTTCCTCCTGTATTTCATTGGTGTCTCCTCCTACGGCTACTGGATTTACAAACGAAAACAAACAACAAAGCTTGACACCAAAGATTTTTTTCTGGCCGAAGGGTCGTTAACCTGGTGGGCTATCGGAGCTTCAATGATTGCCTCCAACATTTCGGCTGAACAGTTCATTGGCATGTCGGGGAACGGCTTCACCTTCGGAGTGGCCGTGGCGGTATATGAGTGGTTTGCGGCTATTGCACTAATTATTGTGGCGGTCTGGTTCATGCCGATTTATCTCAAGAACCACATTTATACCATGCCGCAGTTTCTGAAAACGCGGTACAACGAAACGGTGAGTCTGATTATGGCCATTTTCTGGCTGTTCCTCTACGTGTTCGTTAATTTAACCTCTATTCTTTTCCTGGGCGCATTGGCCATCAGCACCTTAGTTGGGGGCGAATCGTTTCACCCGATTGTTATTGGCCTGAGTATCTTCGCTATCGTCATTACGCTGGGGGGTATGAAAGTCATTGGGTATACCGACGTTATTCAGGTGGCCGTTCTCATCATTGGCGGGCTGGTAACGTCTTACATTGCGCTGACGCTGGTGAGTCAGAAGTTTGGCCTGGGCAACGATGTGCTTGCGGGTTTCTCGGCCATGATGGGCGATGCGGACGATCACTTCCACATGATTTTCGAAAAACCAGGTCCCAATACATCGCAGGTAGACATCAACAAATACCTGACGCTGCCCGGCCTCGCAATGTACTTTGCGGGTATCTGGATTGTAAACCTGAATTACTGGGGCTGTAACCAGTATATTACCCAACGGGCGCTCGGTGCGGATTTGAAAACGGCTCGTACGGGTATTCTCTTTGCAGCCCTGCTGAAAATTTTTATGCCGCTGATCGTGATGCTGCCAGGCATTGCCGCTTACGTGCTGTATAAGAACGGAAGCCTGCAAAATGAAATGGCACCCGGCGGCAAACTCCTTGCCGACAATGCTTATTCGGCCATTCTTTCCTTCCTGCCCAATGGCCTGAAAGGTCTCTCGATGGCTGCTCTGACAGCGGCTATCGTCGCATCGCTGGCAGGTAAAGCCAACTCGATTTCGACCATTTTCACCCTCGATATTTATCAGAAGTACATCAAAAAAGACGCTAGCCAGACCCAACTGGTTTGGGTGGGCCGAATCACCATTTTCGCAGCGATGCTGCTCTCTATTGCCCTGACGTGGCAGGATGCGCTGGGTATTGGTCGCGAGGGTGGTTTCACCTTTATCCAGAAATACACGGGTTATCTGAGCCCGGCCATCTTCGCGGTGTTCATTCTGGGTTTCTTCTGGAAACGCACCACGGGATCGGCTGCCGTAGCGGGTATTCTTGGTGGATTTGGCTTGGCGGTGCTGTTCAATAACTTCGCACCCGCTTTGTTTGGTAATGAAACGATCCTGTACACGGCTTACCCGAATGGCAACGGTGGTTACGAAATCCCCTTCCTGATCTGTATGGGCTGGGCATTTTTCTTCACGGTGCTGATGATGGTGGTTATAAGCCTGGTTGGGCCACGCATCAATCCAAAAGGATTTGCGATTGACGCGAGCATGTTCCGTCTGAATCCATCAGCAACGGCGTTAGCGGTTATTATCATGCTGCTGATTACAGTTCTCTACGTCCGACTCTGGTAAGACGTTTCAAGTATACCAATTTAGCGGATGGACCGGATTGTCACTCGTAAAGCTTGTGATCGATCCGGTTCATCCGCTTACGGTACCCGGCTAGTTATCAATTCTCGTTCATTGCTTATGCAAACCTCCCCCACCCAGCCTGTTTCCCTCCGTCCGTTATTTGCGCTGCCTGTCATTGTAGCCGCTCTTGGTTACTTTGTGGATGTATATGATCTGCTCCTGTTCAACATTGTGCGGGTGCCAAGCCTGAAGGAGTTGGGCCTGTCGGAAGCAGACATTTCGTTGACTGGTGGAAAGATCCTCAATTTTCAACAGGCAGGTTTGTTACTGGGCGGCATTCTGTGGGGGATTCTGGGCGATAAACGGGGGCGTCTGTCGGTGCTGTTCGGCAGCATCATCACGTATTCACTCGCCAACATTGCCTGTGGCTGGGTGCATGATCCGCAGGTATACGCTATTCTTCGCTTTGTGGCCGGACTGGGTTTGGCCGGGGAGTTAGGGGCCGGTATTACGTTGGTAAGCGAGATTTTACCCCCGCATCTGCGTGGCTACGGCTCGTCTTTGGTGGCAAGTGTTGGGCTGCTTGGCGCCGTAGTCGCCTACTTCACCGTCACGCTCTTCGATTGGCGGACAACGTACTTCATTGGCGGTAGCCTGGGACTGGGCTTGCTGATTTTGAGGGTGAGTGTGTTTGAATCGGGAATGTTCAAACGGGTACAGCAAACGGGCGTGGTGAGAGGTAATTTCTGGGCGCTGTTCCAGGGAGGTGAGCGGCTTCTGCGTTATCTGCGGTGCATGGGCCTTGCCCTGCCCACGTATCTCGTCATTGGCATTTTGGCCACCTTTGGCAATGAATTTGGTAAAGCACTGGGCATTACCGAAGCTATACAACCCGGTCGCTGCGTAATGTTCACGTATGTAGGCACCGTTGTTGGCGACTTAACGAGTGGATTGCTTAGTCAGTACCTACAATCCCGTCGGAAAGCCATTGGCCTGATGATGAGCCTGACGTTCGTATTTGTCGTTATTTATTTGTTTGGCGGCATTAACTCATCCGGTGCTTTTTACGCCATTTGTGTCGCCATGGGCTTTGGCATTGGCTATATCGCTATGTTCCTGACCATTACGGCCGAAAGCTTCGGAACGAACCTTCGGGCTACAGCGACGACATCCGTTGCCAACAACGTGCGGGCTACGACCTTACTAACGATTCCGGCTTTTCAGGCAATGAAACCAAGCCTTGGCGTCCTGGAAGCAGGCGCCGTTGTCACATTTTTTTGCTTCGCCATTGGCTACTGGTCATTGGCAACAATGGAAGAAACCTTTGGTAAAGAACTGGACTATAGTGAATAGCTGATGAAGGTAAGCGCGTAATTAGCTGCATAGTAGCCTTTAGCAGTAATAGCATAGACTTTATAACCCCGAAAGACATGGAACGATCAAACGTAATGATGTAATTATGCAGCTAAGCCAACTAAAAGCAGAAGTAAAGGCGTTTCTGAATGCCGTGATTCGAGGCTTGATCAAGATTGACGTCGTTTAAAAAGCAGCTCATCAACCCTATAAAACCGCCGTTTTATTGAACCAGGGGCGTTCCTGTTCCAACTGTCCGGCCAATCGAAGCAGGGTGGCTTCATCACCCGGCCGGGCGGCAAACATAACCCCAATCGGCAAACCTGCCGAATCGCCTTCATTCGACCAATAAAGCGGCACTGACATGGATGGTTGTCCGGTCATGTTGGTGATAACCGCAAAGGATATGTAGCCCAGCGAGCGTTCGGCCAGGTCATTCACTGTTTTGCTGCCTTTCATGTATTTCAGCCCACCGAGCGAATCCACCAGTTTGAGCAAGCGCTTTTCTGATTCTGTGTTCTGAAACGTTCCAATAGCAATAGGCGGACGGGGCAGCGTTGGCGTCAGGAACAGATCGTACGTCTCGTGCAATTGTCCCATACTCCGATTGAGCGTGTTCCAGCGACGTTTCTGGTAAGCGGCATCAGCCGCCGAGAAACCTTCGGCCAGCCGGGCCTGCGCCCACGTATTTAGTTCCACATCGTCACGCCGAACAGGTCTGCCCAGGTAATTACCCAACTCCCGAAGGGTAGCGGCCGTTTCGCTTAGCACATTCAGGAAAAAGGCCTCCGTGACCAGTGTCTTTTCATAAGGCAACGGCACCTCGTCAAGCGTATGACCCAGGCTTTCCAGCAAACGGGCGGCTTCCTGAACGGCCTTGATACAAACCGGGTCGATGGTTTGCGAAGGCATGAGCGCCTGTGTTGAGAAAGCAATTCGCAAAGTTCCCGGCTCCCGATCAACTTCGTCGGCAAACGGGCGTACGGGCGGAGCAATACCGTACGGGTCACCCGCCAAAGGTCGATACGTTGGTCCACCCGCCACCACATCCAGCAAGCGGGCGCTATCCCGCACACTACGCGTGAGCGCATGAGCCGTCACGGCACCATTCCATAACTCGCCATACCGTGGACCAAGGGTAATGCGCCCCCGTGACGGTTTCAGGCCAAACAAGCCGCAACAGGACGCTGGAATACGAATGGAGCCCCCTCCATCGGAAGCCGTTGCCGCCGGAACGATTCCCGATGCCACCGCCACCGCCGATCCGCCACTCGATCCGCCCGGTGAGTGAGTTGTTTTCCACGGATTTCGGGCAGGGCCGTACAACTTCGATTCGGTATAGGGCGTCAGGCCAAATTCGGGCGTATTGGTTTTACCGAAAAAAACGAGTCCGGCGGCTTTTAACCGCTTGATGAGTTCACTATCGGTTGTCGAGATATAGTTCTTGTAGCCTTCGCAACCCGACTTCATCGGTGTTCCGGCCCATTCAAACTCCAGATCTTTCAGCAAAAAGGGTACCCCACGAAAAGGCCCTGTCTCCGGCAGTTGGTTCGCCATCGCTCTTCCTTTGTCGTACAAGGGCGTAACGATAGCATTCAGTTGTGGATTGACGGCTTCGGCACGCGCAATGGCCGTTTCCAGTAGCTCCCCAGGCGACACCTCACCTGCACGAACCAGTTCAGCCAGCGCCGTTGCGTCGTGTTTAACATATTCTTTAAACGGCAGGGTTTGTGAGCGTGCTGGGTGCATATGTTTAGTGTTTTAATGGCGCAAGGCTGGAGCCTTGCGCCATCGTTTAGGCTACTGTTTCGCGACGGCTACACCGATTTTAGAATCGGCGGTGCCATAATAGAGGAACCAGCGACCCCGAAAAGGAACCATTCCTTCCAGAAAACAAACCTGATTCACCTGCCCAACCATCTCATAAGGCTGGTCAGGCTTGATAAAATAGGTTTCCGACCGATCAAGCAATTTGGTTGGATCCTGTGCATCAAACAGAAGTTGGCCCCCAGCGTAAGCGCCTTCGGGCAAGGTTTTGTCGCCATTTTTAGCATCGTTCATGCCATTATAAATCAGCAGGATACCCTTAGCGGTTAACATAGCGAAAGGACCCGGCTCAATCAACCGAACATCGTGCTTTCCCTTTCTCGACTCAGCCGCTACCGTGGGCTGGCCCGTGCTGGATTCAAGCGGTGTCCAGTGCAGTAAATCGCTGGAAGTAGCCAGGCGAAGCTGCGGCTGATCTCCCCAATACATCCAGTATTTTCCATTGATCTTCTGCGCAACGAGCCGGCTACCGATTCGTTTACACACAATAGCACCCGATTTTGACCAGCTATCGCGGTACTTACCGTTATCGACATCCCCAAAAATAAGTCCCTGTTTCGTCCAGTTCATCAGGTCGCGCGATGTTGCGACACAGAGCCGGGCTTTATCGCCGTCGTAGGATGTGTAGGTCATTATATACACACCATTAGGGCTTTCGACAACACGCGGATCTTCGCAACCGCCCTCCCATTCATACACTTTCATAGCGTCGTTGTTGGGATAGAATACCGGCTTCGGCATCCGCTTGAAGTGAATCCCGTCGGAACTGACCGCTAGCCCCAAACGTGACGTACCGCCCACACTCCGAACGGTATCCTCCGCCCGGTAAAGCATGTACACTTTATTGTTGCGAACCACCGCTGCCGGGTTGTACACATCTTTTTCTTCCCAGCGAACGTTCTTCTTTCGAATTGGGCAATAGAACTCGGTATTGGCTTTAGCCTCTAGAATTGGGTTCTGTGCATTCTCCTTTCGAAATGGACCAAGCATCCAGGGCTTTTCGGGTTTGGGCTGAGCCAGCAGTAAGCTTGGCAGGAGAAGGAAAAATAAAGACGAACGATACATCATGAAAAGATAAGGGCTTATTGATTAAAGCAAATAGTTGTCCGTAGATACTAGGAGAATGGCTTCGATGGCACAAGGTTAGAGCCTTGCGCCATCGCATCTCAATTATTCCGCCACCACATTTTTACCGAGCTTATCTTCAGAGACAGCCTGTACATGGCCATCTGACGTTGGTTTGATAAATGTCCCATTAAACCAGCGCGCCCGTTGCTGGCGACCTTCCAAGTCGTCTAATTCCAGCAAGCGAATACCGCCAGGCTGCTCAGAAGTAGGCTCTTCATACCCGATGAGTAAACCTACCCAGGCTAAGTATTCATTCAGTTTGGCTTCGAGGGGCTGGTTACCGAAGATGCAGAGATCATAATACCAATTCAGCGGTTCGCCCGCTACGAACTCGGTCACAGCGCGGTAATCATCCAGCGTATAGC
It encodes:
- a CDS encoding MFS transporter; translated protein: MQTSPTQPVSLRPLFALPVIVAALGYFVDVYDLLLFNIVRVPSLKELGLSEADISLTGGKILNFQQAGLLLGGILWGILGDKRGRLSVLFGSIITYSLANIACGWVHDPQVYAILRFVAGLGLAGELGAGITLVSEILPPHLRGYGSSLVASVGLLGAVVAYFTVTLFDWRTTYFIGGSLGLGLLILRVSVFESGMFKRVQQTGVVRGNFWALFQGGERLLRYLRCMGLALPTYLVIGILATFGNEFGKALGITEAIQPGRCVMFTYVGTVVGDLTSGLLSQYLQSRRKAIGLMMSLTFVFVVIYLFGGINSSGAFYAICVAMGFGIGYIAMFLTITAESFGTNLRATATTSVANNVRATTLLTIPAFQAMKPSLGVLEAGAVVTFFCFAIGYWSLATMEETFGKELDYSE
- a CDS encoding MFS transporter, whose product is MQTLSPPHVSFRPLFALPVIVSALGFFVDVYDMLIFSIVRVPSLQSLGLSEAEVSQAGTFILNCQQAGLVVGGFLWGALGDKRGRMSVLFGSIITYSVTNIACGFVQDVNVYALLRFVAGIGLSGEIGAAMVLVSEILPKAIRSYGSSMVAGIGYLGAGVAYLTVEYFNWRTAFWVGGGMGIALLLLRVSVFESGVFNRMKTDHKEVSRGNFLYFFSSWPQFIKYIRCVSVGVPTWFIVGILATFANEFGQALGIEEVVKPGRCVMMIYVGLAGGDLLSGPISHWLQSRLKAITGLLIMSALLSGIYLFGGIRTASGLYTVCLLAGFCTGYIAMFLTMVAELYGTNLRNTATTSVPSVVRGTLIPMTLLFQFLKPSMGALVAAGLLGVVVYGLSFWSLSRMEETFGRDLDFVE
- a CDS encoding MFS transporter, translating into MAIPAVSPKPHPPTVGYFGLPVIVAALGYFVDIYDLLLFGIVRVPSLKDLGLTPDQISTVGASIINWQMGGLLLGGILWGVIGDKRGRLSVLFGSIITYSVANIACGFVKHVTFMDPAMYYALMRFVAGIGLAGELGAGITLVSEVLPKEKRAIGTSLVAGIGLFGAVVAYFTVKLFDWQTAFFVGGGLGFGLLLLRVGVVESGMFKDVSDQKHVNRGDFLSFFTNASRLSRYLKCIGIGLPTWFVIGILATFSNEFGKAFGITEEIQPGLAIMWCYVGLATGDLASGFISQAMASRKKGVALLMAIALVFSLIYLYTGIKSSTVLYGLCLAMGFGIGYWAMFVTIGAEQFGTNLRATAATTVPNMVRGLVIPMTLTYQYLKPSLAVINAGAVVGLICFIIGFYSILTIPETHGKDLNYLEE
- a CDS encoding NADH-quinone oxidoreductase subunit B; the protein is MPPQTTDKTGEASVILMHSEDLLNWSREKSMWPMSFGLACCAIEMMQAFAASYDLERFGIFPRPSPRQSDIMIVSGTVTYKMADRIRRLYEQMAEPRYVISMGSCSNCGGPYWQHGYHVVKGVDRIIPVDVYVPGCPPRPEALIDGFLKLQEKIRTEHPLSTNKDEQANF
- a CDS encoding NADH-quinone oxidoreductase subunit A is translated as MLSDFGIILLFILAAFAFIAVVLFVARMLRPDKPNIEKNSTYESGEEPVGNANVQFNIRFYIVALVFVLFDVELVFLFPWATVFGQERLIAETGGLWGWFALTEVFLFVAILALGLAYVWAKGYLDWVKPQPKIPSVETKVPAQLYQQVNERYKR
- a CDS encoding sodium:solute symporter family transporter; the protein is MNQLKQIDYIIFLLYFIGVSSYGYWIYKRKQTTKLDTKDFFLAEGSLTWWAIGASMIASNISAEQFIGMSGNGFTFGVAVAVYEWFAAIALIIVAVWFMPIYLKNHIYTMPQFLKTRYNETVSLIMAIFWLFLYVFVNLTSILFLGALAISTLVGGESFHPIVIGLSIFAIVITLGGMKVIGYTDVIQVAVLIIGGLVTSYIALTLVSQKFGLGNDVLAGFSAMMGDADDHFHMIFEKPGPNTSQVDINKYLTLPGLAMYFAGIWIVNLNYWGCNQYITQRALGADLKTARTGILFAALLKIFMPLIVMLPGIAAYVLYKNGSLQNEMAPGGKLLADNAYSAILSFLPNGLKGLSMAALTAAIVASLAGKANSISTIFTLDIYQKYIKKDASQTQLVWVGRITIFAAMLLSIALTWQDALGIGREGGFTFIQKYTGYLSPAIFAVFILGFFWKRTTGSAAVAGILGGFGLAVLFNNFAPALFGNETILYTAYPNGNGGYEIPFLICMGWAFFFTVLMMVVISLVGPRINPKGFAIDASMFRLNPSATALAVIIMLLITVLYVRLW
- a CDS encoding amidase → MHPARSQTLPFKEYVKHDATALAELVRAGEVSPGELLETAIARAEAVNPQLNAIVTPLYDKGRAMANQLPETGPFRGVPFLLKDLEFEWAGTPMKSGCEGYKNYISTTDSELIKRLKAAGLVFFGKTNTPEFGLTPYTESKLYGPARNPWKTTHSPGGSSGGSAVAVASGIVPAATASDGGGSIRIPASCCGLFGLKPSRGRITLGPRYGELWNGAVTAHALTRSVRDSARLLDVVAGGPTYRPLAGDPYGIAPPVRPFADEVDREPGTLRIAFSTQALMPSQTIDPVCIKAVQEAARLLESLGHTLDEVPLPYEKTLVTEAFFLNVLSETAATLRELGNYLGRPVRRDDVELNTWAQARLAEGFSAADAAYQKRRWNTLNRSMGQLHETYDLFLTPTLPRPPIAIGTFQNTESEKRLLKLVDSLGGLKYMKGSKTVNDLAERSLGYISFAVITNMTGQPSMSVPLYWSNEGDSAGLPIGVMFAARPGDEATLLRLAGQLEQERPWFNKTAVL
- a CDS encoding glycoside hydrolase family 130 protein — translated: MYRSSLFFLLLPSLLLAQPKPEKPWMLGPFRKENAQNPILEAKANTEFYCPIRKKNVRWEEKDVYNPAAVVRNNKVYMLYRAEDTVRSVGGTSRLGLAVSSDGIHFKRMPKPVFYPNNDAMKVYEWEGGCEDPRVVESPNGVYIMTYTSYDGDKARLCVATSRDLMNWTKQGLIFGDVDNGKYRDSWSKSGAIVCKRIGSRLVAQKINGKYWMYWGDQPQLRLATSSDLLHWTPLESSTGQPTVAAESRKGKHDVRLIEPGPFAMLTAKGILLIYNGMNDAKNGDKTLPEGAYAGGQLLFDAQDPTKLLDRSETYFIKPDQPYEMVGQVNQVCFLEGMVPFRGRWFLYYGTADSKIGVAVAKQ